The Miscanthus floridulus cultivar M001 chromosome 6, ASM1932011v1, whole genome shotgun sequence genomic interval TTTTTTAAAGCAGACTGGTCTCCTCAATTCTCAGTCAATACTAGCATCCAGTTAATTGTTCTCAGTTCACAGTTCACAGCCCCTGCAACAATCGTTCACCGATCTAGTGCTTCCTGCATGGAAactgccgccgtcgccgcctccgGTGCCGGGCGCCGCATCATGGTGGCCGTGGACGAGGGCGAGGAGAGCCTGCACGCGCTCAACTGGTGCCTCGCCAACGTCGTCTCCCCGGCAGGAGGCGACACGCTGCTGCTCGTCCACGCCCGCCGCCCGCGCCCGGTCTACGCCGCCATGGACAGCGCAGGTATGACTTACTACTACCGCAGACTGCAGTTGTAGATTTCTCCAGACCACATGGAGCCGGCCAGTCGGGCCGCGCGTTCAAGCTCACAAGCCTTAGAATGGAAGAGGCGCTGATGACCTGGGGCCTGCCTGCCCCTGCCTCTGCCTGCAGGGTACATGATGACCTCGGACGTGCTGGCGAGCGTCGAGAGGCACGCCAACGCCgtctcggcggcggcggtcgaCAAGGCCAAGCGCGTCTGCGCCGACCTCCCGCACGTCAAGGTGGAGACGATGGTGGAGAGCGGGGACCCGCGGGACGTCATCTGCGACGCCGCCGACAAGATGGCCCCGGACCTGCTCGTCATGGGCAGCCATGGTTACGGCTTCATCCAGAGGTGAGCTGACACTGACACATGCTAAGAGTCGCTTTCCTCTCCTTGTTCAAAACTACCCTACAACGGATAGGATTAGTACACAGGTTGAGTAACATCAGATATTTTGTTTCCCTCTGCTTCAGATAAGGATTAGTACATAAGTTGAGTAACCCTCTGCAGCAGCAATCTACTCACTCTTTTATCTTCGTTTCAATTGAACATTGCTGCAGGGCCTTCTTGGGCAGCGTCAGCAACCACTGCGCGCAGAACTGCAAATGTCCGGTCCTCATCGTCAAGAGGCCCAAGGAGTAGAATGCTCCTCACATCGCACTTTACGCTGCAGCTTAGCCAATGTGCCATGGCAAGCTACAGCTTAGCCAATGTGCAATGGCGAGTATGTGACATCATATATGTACATATTTCGCATCTCATTGCATGGCAGTGTCTTTTGTAGTTCACCAACAATGATCCAAGCACTACTTTTCTGCTGGAATAAGATGTTAAGAAAGATTATTTCCCCAATTACTGTACTTTATATATAAGCTCTTGCATTTGCAACTATTGTTTAGAGAAAAGCGTCATTCATATTCAGCTGATTGAGAGCTTCCTTAACCTTTGGTTGCCTCGATGAGCGATTAGGCATCTCTGAAATCTGAATAATCTGGTTGTTTATCCTTAGCAGTTTGTTCCTGCTAACATGGTTATATTAAAACCCTGCTCTGCTCCACATAACAAATGCAGCAACTTTTAACAGTTCCAGACTTCAAGCAAGCTCCACTCATCTAAGTCTCCATGTGTTTCATGCCCATCACCACCAAATTTCAC includes:
- the LOC136458169 gene encoding universal stress protein A-like protein, with the protein product METAAVAASGAGRRIMVAVDEGEESLHALNWCLANVVSPAGGDTLLLVHARRPRPVYAAMDSAGYMMTSDVLASVERHANAVSAAAVDKAKRVCADLPHVKVETMVESGDPRDVICDAADKMAPDLLVMGSHGYGFIQRAFLGSVSNHCAQNCKCPVLIVKRPKE